A DNA window from Eremothecium cymbalariae DBVPG#7215 chromosome 3, complete sequence contains the following coding sequences:
- the HDA2 gene encoding Hda2p (similar to Ashbya gossypii AAL069C), whose amino-acid sequence MNLHDSGSQVYYMPVGLTELQKDLIEILICMHAESFLEEYSPEAVERLLKGGYERNGVDEKMELTMAALTPTQMNMLLLQNIRAVANHPCLLVDHYMPRKFLLMEPGQELISTSDKFKILDQLVELILCRDNRDRPLQLAVISHSVKELDLIEGFMLGKLVKLKRLSGTSLFDEKHQYAVKVGTRTNAGGDGTNNNYNTVYKDNSPSSVEGKLSSRAGISSTNVAGLKDDYDYQHSKKFSLLSNLRNRDSYIEDKDWLFLATATHLTHCEDLFENYDLDIIISFDPMLNEMLPSVYNVRNGPKSVPLIKLLVQNSPEHFMLATQHKFDYGQDDLHEALAHFIRHRNNYKDYEGISTCRLKEFVASLLSSGNISMALADTQLSQDNCTADIVESLLQRSILMNLQHTDYTLPQHHGEFDTKCYQAKLKKLIVTRLEACQREHQLKQSHILEKRMDETEKLNALDGVIFEAENAYRALNEDKTPLTDSEKRVQRTQDELQRLTEKFDMLNARKNELEELLSSNSLDSKIEEKKAKLNSLQSQLKPLYEENARRTNRNDALRMDYQKKSSEAANLSMILKTLRERKETLAKELKGPATQWMALSATQEESRLHEELTQLKQQRQFLSRYVEKMKTQYEITDLEEISRIQNNKNNTTVGRVRTTRATSPTYT is encoded by the coding sequence ATGAATTTACATGACAGTGGTTCTCAAGTGTATTATATGCCGGTGGGACTTACGGAATTACAAAAGGACTTAATTGAAATTTTAATCTGCATGCATGCGGAGAGCTTCCTTGAAGAATATAGTCCAGAAGCTGTTGAAAGGTTATTAAAGGGAGGATATGAACGGAATGGGGTTGATGAGAAAATGGAGCTGACCATGGCTGCATTGACGCCAACGCAAATGAACATGCTTTTACTGCAGAATATCCGGGCTGTCGCCAATCATCCATGCTTACTTGTTGATCACTATATGCCTAGAAAATTTCTGTTGATGGAACCTGGTCAGGAGCTTATATCTACAAGCGATAAGTTTAAAATCCTGGACCAGTTGGTGGAGTTGATCTTATGCAGAGATAATCGCGATAGACCTTTGCAGTTGGCGGTTATTTCTCATTCGGTGAAGGAATTGGACCTAATAGAGGGATTTATGTTGGGGAAATTAGTGAAACTTAAGCGATTATCTGGCACTAGTTTATTTGATGAGAAGCATCAGTATGCTGTGAAGGTGGGTACACGAACAAACGCAGGCGGGGATGGtacaaacaacaactaTAATACGGTTTACAAGGACAACTCGCCGTCTAGCGTTGAAGGTAAATTATCTTCTCGTGCTGGTATATCATCCACTAACGTTGCTGGTTTAAAAGATGACTATGATTACCAACACAGCAagaaattttctttattgtCAAATCTGCGTAACCGCGATTCCTATATTGAGGATAAGGACTGGTTATTTTTGGCCACTGCTACACATTTGACTCACTGTGAGGACttgtttgaaaattatgatctggatataataataagcTTTGATCCAATGCTCAATGAGATGCTTCCTTCGGTATACAATGTTAGGAATGGGCCAAAAAGTGTACCGCTAATCAAACTACTTGTGCAAAATTCCCCCGAGCATTTCATGTTAGCAACACAACATAAATTTGATTATGGGCAGGATGATCTTCATGAAGCGTTAGCGCACTTTATAAGACATAGAAACAATTACAAAGACTACGAAGGAATAAGCACATGTAGGTTGAAGGAGTTTGTGGCTAGCTTGCTCTCCTCGGGGAATATTTCAATGGCGTTGGCAGACACCCAGCTCTCCCAGGATAATTGTACAGCTGATATCGTTGAGTCTCTGCTACAGAGGTCCATTTTAATGAACTTGCAACACACGGATTACACATTACCACAACATCATGGAGAATTTGACACCAAATGTTATCAAGcgaagttgaagaaattaataGTAACAAGACTTGAAGCCTGCCAGAGGGAACATCAGCTCAAACAATCCCATATTTTAGAGAAACGGATGGATGAAACAGAAAAGCTAAACGCCTTAGATGGGGTGATATTCGAAGCAGAGAACGCTTATCGAGCCTTGAATGAGGACAAAACGCCCCTTACTGATTCAGAAAAGAGGGTACAAAGGACACAAGATGAGCTCCAAAGACTTACAGAGAAATTTGATATGTTAAACGCGCGAAAAAATGAACTCGAAGAGTTACTGTCCTCAAATAGCTTAGATAGCAAAatagaagaaaagaaagctAAGCTAAATTCGCTGCAGTCCCAATTAAAACCCTTATATGAAGAAAACGCTCGCAGGACCAATAGAAATGACGCTTTAAGAATGGACtaccaaaaaaaatcctcTGAAGCTGCAAACCTTTCAATGATCTTAAAAACTCTGCGAGAAAGGAAAGAAACGCTTGCCAAAGAACTCAAAGGCCCCGCTACACAATGGATGGCTCTCTCAGCCACGCAGGAAGAAAGCCGCCTGCACGAAGAGCTGACTCAGCTGAAGCAACAACGCCAATTCCTTTCTCGATACGttgaaaagatgaagactCAATACGAGATCACGGACCTCGAAGAAATAAGCAGAAtacaaaacaacaaaaacaatacCACTGTCGGCCGCGTCAGAACAACAAGAGCTACTTCGCCAACATACACTTAG
- the MHR1 gene encoding mitochondrial 54S ribosomal protein mL67 (similar to Ashbya gossypii AAL067W), with translation MSKTVGASRFRTAKWLQKAGYAPQVYVFRNLESGQVIYSQLPHFTQRQIDANFYRPNWENKKPSTRRDIWKCMAVVDLPDYASTVKLYQNLCRLRYLREVPERSTAESMRKRDEFGHIWYSSQYRPTYTQEAVADLRESLTKCKSQNITIHWEDPWRMGDLNKHWTPVLPSVKHEVINRVGNIAREESVILKQLGERARIAFAEASAQKTSPKNVNI, from the coding sequence ATGTCAAAGACAGTTGGTGCTTCTAGGTTTAGGACTGCAAAATGGCTTCAAAAGGCAGGTTATGCACCTCAGGTGTATGTGTTCCGAAATTTAGAATCCGGGCAGGTCATATATTCTCAACTACCTCACTTTACGCAGAGACAGATTGATGCAAACTTTTACAGACCAAATTGGGAGAACAAGAAGCCTTCAACTAGGCGTGATATTTGGAAATGCATGGCAGTTGTGGATTTGCCAGATTATGCATCAACCGTCAAATTATATCAGAACCTGTGTCGTCTAAGGTACTTAAGAGAAGTTCCTGAGAGGTCTACTGCCGAGTCGATGAGGAAGAGAGATGAATTCGGTCATATTTGGTATTCTTCCCAATATAGGCCCACATATACCCAGGAAGCGGTTGCAGATCTAAGAGAAAGCTTGACGAAATGCAAGTCGCAAAACATAACCATTCACTGGGAAGATCCATGGAGAATGGGGGACCTCAACAAGCATTGGACTCCTGTCCTTCCATCTGTCAAACACGAAGTTATTAACCGCGTAGGCAATATTGCAAGAGAAGAGAGCGtaattttgaaacaacttgGTGAAAGAGCCAGAATCGCTTTCGCTGAAGCTTCCGCTCAGAAGACATCCCCCAAAAACGTTAATATTTAA
- the SUR2 gene encoding sphingosine hydroxylase (similar to Ashbya gossypii AAL066W), with the protein MSNSTSTAILLGYTNSFKMLNMSYMDSRVPPTVSIKSKKPLFSGITDGTLSLLAPVAAYWLFSGLFHLIDTFKLAEKYRIHPSKEVESRNKVSRLGVLVQVLIQHVIQTVTGLVMVYFDPEPVTGFENYQLWSWRQALPKWIPNYVIYLGYQYGISLLKLLIGFFIIDSWQFWLHYTMHMNKTLYKKFHAHHHRLYVPYAYGALYNNPMEGFFLDTLGSGIAAMVTRLTHVEQTILYTFATMKTVDDHCGYALPWDPFQWLFPNNAVYHDIHHQSFGIKSNFSQPFFTLWDTICNTKFPQFKEYEKKQRRVTVDRYKRFLSEREFDRQKKLKLLSKKMS; encoded by the coding sequence ATGTCTAACTCTacatcaacagcaataTTGTTGGGTTATACAAAtagttttaaaatgttAAACATGTCATATATGGATTCGCGAGTTCCACCTACAGTGTCTATAAAGAGCAAAAAACCGCTATTTAGTGGCATTACAGATGGTACTCTTTCTTTATTGGCTCCTGTTGCAGCATATTGGTTGTTTTCGGGTTTATTCCATCTCATCGATACTTTTAAGTTGGCAGAAAAATATCGTATACATCCAAGTAAGGAGGTTGAATCACGTAATAAGGTTAGCAGGTTAGGAGTTCTTGTCCAGGTGTTAATACAACACGTAATACAAACGGTGACGGGTTTAGTGATGGTATATTTTGATCCAGAGCCAGTCACTggatttgaaaattatcAGCTCTGGAGTTGGAGACAAGCGCTCCCTAAATGGATACCTAACTACGTTATTTACCTTGGTTATCAATATGGTATTTCGCTGTTAAAGCTACTTATTGGGTTCTTCATAATTGATAGTTGGCAATTTTGGTTACATTACACTATGCACATGAATAAAACCTTATACAAGAAATTCCATGCTCATCATCACAGATTATATGTCCCATACGCTTACGGTGCACTATATAATAACCCAATGGAgggtttctttttggatacCCTAGGGTCCGGTATAGCAGCTATGGTGACTCGTTTAACGCATGTTGAACAGACGATTTTGTATACATTTGCTACGATGAAGACAGTGGATGATCACTGCGGTTACGCTTTACCATGGGATCCTTTCCAATGGTTATTCCCAAATAACGCAGTGTACCACGACATACATCACCAGAGCTTCGGAATTAAAAGCAATTTTTCTCAACCTTTCTTTACACTCTGGGATACAATTTGTAATACTAAATTTCCGcaattcaaagaatatgagaagaaacaaagaaGAGTGACTGTTGACAGGTATAAACGGTTTTTATCAGAAAGAGAGTTCGATCGCCAAAAGAAGCTCAAGCTATTGTCAAAAAAGATGAGCTGA
- the ATP5 gene encoding F1F0 ATP synthase subunit 5 (similar to Ashbya gossypii AAL065C), which yields MLSRVFVRSLASSAKAGIKPPIQLFGLDGTYASALFTAASKTTSIESASKSLEALSSTVAKDSKLQTVLSNPALSSEDRTVVVGTLINTIPLDVSVQNLVKVLAENNRLSLLQDIGIQFGKLTDAHNGLMQAVVTTAQPMDSKLFKRVERALAQSSLVGSGKTLKLQNVVKPEIQGGLILEVADRTVDLSIISKINKLNQVLKESL from the coding sequence ATGTTAAGCAGAGTCTTTGTTCGTTCTTTGGCTTCCTCCGCTAAGGCAGGAATTAAGCCACCTATTCAATTGTTCGGTTTGGATGGTACATATGCATCCGCTTTGTTTACGGCTGCCTCTAAAACCACTTCTATTGAGTCTGCCTCAAAGTCACTAGAAGCATTGTCATCGACTGTTGCAAAGGATTCAAAGTTGCAAACTGTGTTGTCTAACCCAGCTTTATCTTCAGAAGATAGGACCGTTGTTGTGGGGACTTTGATCAATACTATTCCTTTGGATGTATCTGTTCAAAACTTAGTCAAAGTTTTGGCAGAAAACAACAGGTTGAGCTTGTTGCAAGATATCGGTATACAATTTGGTAAGTTGACGGATGCTCATAATGGTCTAATGCAGGCTGTTGTGACTACTGCTCAACCTATGGACAGCAAGTTATTTAAAAGGGTTGAGAGAGCTTTGGCTCAATCTTCTCTTGTTGGTAGCGGCAAAACATTGAAGTTACAGAATGTAGTGAAGCCGGAAATTCAGGGTGGTTTGATTCTAGAAGTTGCCGACAGAACTGTGGATCTAAGTATTATCTCCAAGATCAACAAGTTGAATCAAGTGTTGAAGGAATCTCTCTAG
- the BFR2 gene encoding rRNA-processing protein BFR2 (similar to Ashbya gossypii AAL064W), translating into MPKPFSEKILEISNKSKARDYDIEDEEAIFEHEEDFSNESSSDENDELKKKHYVDTDGSRLRKDNGIELEDEKYEGIKGSRGSLFNDEDEDEGVESGTGDEEESGEEHVDESDAFSLRTDSEKSEAELSDSDSGGEVLSDEDVEARREMLTKLVEKEARKATDKFSESIQRDALKGYTILQQAKFFDHIIDARIKLQKALSASNQLPLTKETWDTLLDDENRQLLASNLKLLHKVMDQCRELRADFQNKEHINKTEINYTGNNKRSFQELIEGSEQLDASLRDYRGAVLNKWSVKVSVASGQMALSSSKFKAINQPADVQVENQLADMQRLLKRTRLNRRNLKPIGFEKDYEYGRLTLLKLNEEGRDADNNDELDIPKNYDPRKKDSDLIDVSENPYIFDDEDFYRVLLNDLVDKKIATAQQGNNGVQIAITSRAQNKLKNNVDTKASKGRKLNYTIQEAIKNYEAPLNGGFKWSDEQIDELFAGLLGQRVNFSERDTSEVEDDDGDVNAIKNDNIQIFS; encoded by the coding sequence ATGCCCAAGCCGTTTTCAGAAAAGATTTTAGAGATTTCTAATAAGTCTAAGGCTAGAGATTATGATATTGAGGATGAGGAAGCGATATTTGAGcatgaagaagattttaGCAACGAATCTTCAAGCGATGAGAATGATGAGCtaaagaagaaacattACGTTGATACGGATGGTTCAAGGTTGCGCAAAGATAATGGAattgaattggaagatGAGAAGTACGAAGGTATAAAGGGGTCTAGAGGAAGTTTATTTaacgatgaagatgaagatgaaggtGTTGAAAGTGGCACtggtgatgaagaagaaagcgGCGAAGAGCATGTTGATGAAAGTGACGCTTTCTCACTTCGTACAGATTCAGAAAAATCCGAGGCTGAATTATCAGACAGTGATTCTGGTGGAGAAGTTTTgtctgatgaagatgttgagGCTAGACGAGAAATGTTGACAAAACTTGTTGAGAAAGAAGCCCGCAAAGCCACTGATAAATTTTCTGAATCAATTCAGAGGGATGCATTGAAGGGTTATACTATTCTACAACAGGCTAAATTCTTTGATCATATTATTGACGCGAGGATCAAACTTCAGAAGGCTTTAAGCGCATCAAACCAACTCCCACTAACTAAAGAAACTTGGGATACTTTGttggatgatgaaaataGACAGTTGCTAGCATCTAATCTTAAACTCCTTCATAAAGTTATGGATCAATGCAGAGAGCTAAGAGctgattttcaaaataaagAACATATCAACAAAACGGAAATTAATTATACTGGTAATAACAAGAGGAGTTTTCAGGAACTCATTGAAGGATCTGAACAACTGGATGCTAGTTTAAGAGACTACCGGGGGGCTGTGTTAAATAAATGGTCTGTTAAAGTTTCTGTAGCGTCAGGACAGATGGCGCTATCCTCCTCAAAGTTTAAAGCTATCAACCAGCCAGCTGATGTTCAAGTTGAAAACCAGTTGGCAGATATGCAAAGGTTACTGAAACGTACTAGATTGAACAGAAGAAATTTGAAACCAATTGGGTTTGAAAAGGACTATGAATATGGGAGGTTAACCTTACTAAAActtaatgaagaaggaCGGGACGCCGACAATAACGATGAGCTTGATATCCCAAAGAACTATGATCCAAGGAAAAAGGATAGTGATCTAATTGACGTATCTGAGAATCCATATATTTTCGACGATGAGGATTTCTATCGagtattattaaatgatttggttgataaaaaaattgcaaCAGCGCAGCAAGGTAACAACGGCGTTCAAATAGCCATAACATCTCGTGCACAAAACaaactaaaaaataatgtCGATACCAAAGCATCGAAAGGCCGTAAGCTAAACTACACTATCCAAGAAGCTattaaaaattatgaaGCGCCACTGAATGGTGGATTCAAGTGGTCCGATGAGCAGATAGATGAACTTTTCGCGGGGCTCCTAGGCCAAAGGGTGAACTTTAGCGAACGGGATACGTCTGAAgtggaagatgatgacggAGATGTAAATGCAATCAAAAATGAtaatatccaaatatttaGTTGA